From Scylla paramamosain isolate STU-SP2022 chromosome 16, ASM3559412v1, whole genome shotgun sequence, one genomic window encodes:
- the LOC135108167 gene encoding protein SpAN-like — translation MLLSRQWLVVVAAAALLGARRSLQAQDNMRREDHLRWPGGEVTFHLGRNLTGVVLANIREVMAGLESVTCLRFTPLGTRRGARYATKVLYIRRGHSCYYEKVGRRASGSVLLKLGDRCAQRPTAVLHMFLHVVGVRHEHQRYDRNYYVTVDHHNILPSHAREYIRRSWGVSYVASAGLPYDYASIMHHAASGHPRDPRRPVMLPLVPCAQLIMGQRDVLSPADVARLNRLYGCERHYLGDDIIGAVPYATWRRRASRLRRLEDHRRW, via the coding sequence ATGCTGCTATCACGCCagtggctggtggtggtcgCCGCGGCGGCCCTGCTGGGGGCGCGCCGCTCCCTTCAGGCACAGGACAACATGCGGCGCGAGGACCACTTGCGCTGGCCTGGCGGCGAGGTCACCTTCCACCTGGGGAGGAACCTGACCGGTGTTGTGCTGGCCAACATCCGGGAGGTGATGGCGGGCCTGGAGTCTGTCACCTGCCTCAGGTTCACGCCGCTCGGGACGCGCCGCGGCGCTAGGTACGCCACCAAGGTGCTGTACATCAGGCGGGGACACAGCTGCTACTACGAGAAGGTGGGCCGCAGGGCTTCTGGCTCCGTCCTGCTCAAGCTGGGCGACAGGTGCGCGCAGCGGCCGACCGCCGTGTTGCACATGTTCCTGCACGTGGTGGGCGTGCGCCACGAGCACCAGCGCTACGACAGGAACTATTACGTGACGGTGGACCACCACAACATCCTCCCCTCCCACGCCCGCGAGTACATCAGGCGCAGCTGGGGCGTGAGCTACGTGGCCAGCGCGGGACTGCCCTACGACTATGCCTCCATCATGCACCACGCGGCCAGCGGGCACCCCCGCGATCCCCGCAGACCCGTCATGTTGCCGCTAGTGCCCTGCGCGCAGCTCATCATGGGCCAGCGCGACGTGCTCAGTCCCGCCGACGTGGCCAGGCTCAACCGCCTCTATGGCTGCGAGCGTCACTACCTGGGCGACGACATCATCGGCGCCGTGCCCTACGCCACGTGGCGGCGCCGCGCCTCGCGGCTGCGGCGGCTCGAGGACCATCGTCGCTGGTGA